A window of the Streptomyces sp. Ag109_O5-10 genome harbors these coding sequences:
- a CDS encoding penicillin acylase family protein encodes MPRRTRHHALFDRLRTPRKLPGFLKAASVCVLIAGLLSPLAAATPAGAATASNDYCGGQCSDILPPGENGNATLAQILLNQIFGTEPDHAEDQLGTYNSLATGYSTLTDAKINTFFNDSSFGVASDQVASTEKPAGRGDVTIVRDKKAGVPHITGTTRYGTEFGAGYAAAEDRLWLMDVFRHVGRGQLTTFAGGAASNQGLEQEFYRNAPYSEADLQAQIDNAVADNGARGQQALADANAYLDGINSYIDASDSGRYFPGEYVLTGHKDSITNAGTIDHFKITDLVALASVIGALFGSGGGGEVNNAISLLAAQQKYGVTEGTKVWESFRERNDPEAALTVHNGESFPYGTKPDDPQGEALPDAGSVATEPLVYNATGTGAGQSATAASEAATKTALGSARRGMSNALVVSGKYTASGHPVAVFGPQTGYFAPQLLMLQEIQGPGISARGASFAGLSMYVELGRGQDYAWSATTSGQDIIDSYAVELCQDDYHYLFHGTCTAMDEVEQTNSWKPTTADGTAAGSYTMKVWKTKYGPVEYRATVGGKKVAYTTLRSSYMHEADSIIGFQMLNDPDYVKSPQTFQSAVQHINYTFNWFYADSTHTAYYNSGNNPVRAGGVDAEFPVWGRAAYEWQNWNPATNTADYTPAAQHPQSVDQDYYISWNNKQALNYTTASWGDGSVHRGNLLEDRVRKLVAAGGVTRSSLVKAMADASLTDLRAEDVLPDLLKVVNSSTVTDSTAAAAVTKLQTWLTAGGKRTETSAGSKTYANADAIRILDAWWPLLVKAEFQPGLGDALYTAFTNNLYIDETPSAAHGPTGAHAGSSFQYGWWSYVDKDIRSVLGQTVSGPLAEQYCGGGSLSACRDILISTLKTAAGTGASTVYPGDSLCSAGDQWCADSIVQRTLGGIKHYNISWQNRPTFQQVVEFTSHR; translated from the coding sequence ATGCCACGGCGCACCAGACATCACGCGTTGTTCGACAGACTGAGAACTCCCCGCAAGCTCCCCGGGTTCCTGAAAGCCGCATCCGTATGCGTGCTCATCGCCGGGCTGCTCTCCCCGCTGGCGGCGGCGACCCCGGCAGGGGCGGCCACGGCCTCCAACGACTACTGCGGCGGCCAGTGTTCCGACATCCTGCCGCCCGGCGAGAACGGCAACGCCACCCTCGCCCAGATCCTGCTCAACCAGATCTTCGGCACCGAACCCGACCACGCCGAGGACCAGCTGGGCACCTACAACAGCCTGGCCACGGGCTACTCCACCCTCACCGACGCGAAGATCAACACGTTCTTCAACGACTCGTCGTTCGGGGTCGCTTCCGATCAAGTCGCCTCCACCGAGAAACCGGCAGGCCGCGGCGACGTCACCATCGTCCGCGACAAGAAGGCCGGTGTGCCGCACATCACCGGTACCACCAGATACGGCACGGAGTTCGGCGCGGGGTACGCGGCCGCCGAGGACCGGCTGTGGCTCATGGACGTGTTCCGGCACGTCGGCCGCGGCCAGCTCACCACCTTCGCCGGCGGCGCCGCCTCCAACCAGGGCCTCGAGCAGGAGTTCTACCGCAACGCCCCCTACTCCGAGGCCGACCTCCAGGCGCAGATCGACAACGCCGTGGCCGACAACGGCGCCCGCGGCCAGCAGGCCCTCGCGGACGCCAACGCCTACCTCGACGGCATCAACTCCTACATCGACGCCTCCGACAGCGGCCGCTACTTCCCCGGCGAGTACGTCCTGACCGGGCACAAGGACTCGATCACCAACGCCGGCACGATCGACCACTTCAAGATCACCGACCTGGTGGCGCTGGCCTCCGTGATTGGCGCCCTGTTCGGCTCCGGCGGCGGGGGTGAGGTCAACAACGCCATATCGCTGCTCGCCGCCCAGCAGAAGTACGGTGTGACGGAGGGCACCAAGGTCTGGGAGTCGTTCCGCGAGCGCAACGACCCCGAGGCCGCACTGACCGTCCATAACGGTGAAAGCTTCCCGTACGGTACCAAACCGGATGATCCGCAGGGCGAAGCGCTGCCCGACGCCGGTTCGGTGGCCACCGAACCGCTCGTCTACAACGCCACCGGCACCGGCGCCGGCCAGAGCGCCACCGCCGCGTCCGAGGCCGCGACCAAGACCGCGCTCGGCTCGGCCAGACGCGGCATGTCCAACGCCCTGGTCGTCAGCGGCAAGTACACCGCGAGCGGCCACCCCGTCGCCGTCTTCGGACCGCAGACCGGCTACTTCGCGCCACAGCTGCTCATGCTCCAGGAGATCCAGGGCCCGGGCATCAGTGCCCGCGGCGCCTCCTTCGCCGGCTTGAGCATGTACGTCGAACTGGGCCGCGGCCAGGACTACGCGTGGTCCGCGACCACCTCCGGGCAGGACATCATCGACTCCTACGCGGTCGAACTCTGCCAGGACGACTACCACTACCTGTTCCACGGCACCTGCACGGCCATGGACGAGGTCGAGCAGACCAACTCCTGGAAGCCGACCACGGCCGACGGCACGGCCGCCGGCTCGTACACCATGAAGGTCTGGAAGACCAAGTACGGCCCGGTCGAGTACCGGGCCACCGTCGGCGGGAAGAAGGTCGCCTACACCACCCTGAGATCCTCCTACATGCACGAGGCCGACTCGATCATCGGCTTCCAGATGCTCAACGATCCCGACTACGTGAAGAGCCCGCAGACCTTCCAGAGCGCGGTGCAGCACATCAACTACACGTTCAACTGGTTCTACGCCGACTCGACCCACACCGCGTACTACAACAGCGGCAACAACCCGGTACGGGCCGGCGGGGTCGACGCCGAGTTCCCGGTCTGGGGCCGGGCCGCCTACGAGTGGCAGAACTGGAACCCGGCCACCAACACGGCCGACTACACCCCGGCCGCCCAGCACCCCCAGTCGGTCGACCAGGACTACTACATCTCCTGGAACAACAAACAGGCGCTGAACTACACCACCGCCAGCTGGGGCGACGGCTCGGTCCACCGCGGCAACCTGCTCGAGGACCGGGTCAGGAAACTCGTCGCCGCCGGGGGCGTGACCCGCTCTTCGCTCGTCAAGGCCATGGCGGACGCGTCGCTCACGGACCTGCGTGCCGAGGACGTCCTGCCGGACCTGCTGAAGGTGGTCAACAGCAGTACGGTCACCGACTCCACTGCCGCCGCGGCCGTCACCAAGCTCCAGACCTGGCTGACCGCGGGCGGCAAGAGAACGGAGACCTCGGCGGGTTCGAAGACGTACGCCAACGCCGACGCCATCCGGATCCTGGACGCCTGGTGGCCGCTGCTGGTGAAGGCCGAGTTCCAGCCCGGCCTCGGTGACGCCCTGTACACCGCGTTCACCAACAACCTGTACATCGACGAGACCCCGTCGGCCGCCCACGGGCCGACCGGTGCGCATGCCGGAAGCTCCTTCCAGTACGGCTGGTGGAGTTATGTCGACAAGGACATCCGGTCGGTGCTCGGGCAGACCGTGTCGGGACCGCTCGCCGAGCAGTACTGCGGCGGCGGCAGCCTCAGCGCCTGCCGGGACATCCTCATCAGCACCCTGAAGACGGCGGCCGGCACCGGCGCGTCCACCGTCTACCCCGGGGACTCGCTGTGCTCGGCGGGCGACCAGTGGTGCGCCGACTCGATCGTGCAGCGCACCCTGGGCGGCATCAAGCACTACAACATCAGCTGGCAGAACCGGCCGACCTTCCAGCAGGTCGTCGAGTTCACGTCACACCGGTGA